One genomic window of Chiloscyllium punctatum isolate Juve2018m chromosome 21, sChiPun1.3, whole genome shotgun sequence includes the following:
- the LOC140492620 gene encoding monocarboxylate transporter 13-like, translating into MAEPVIIKSPDGGWGWMIVLAGFLNNCLLVGVTRSFGVFFIHFTQYFQESSSRVSWITSIAMATQQFASPVGSVFGMYYGARPVVMVGAIFAFLGMLTASFGQTLLHMYLSIGVLTGFGWALVFTPTMAMISRYFKRRRALATGLAFTGVGVASFFFSPLFQLLIDAYGWRGAIQILSAMMLNLCVCAALLRPITIQEDLLVASRGHPANGKKSTEFWNKVTSAFDLTLFLHRGFMVYSFAVTLMTTGYFVPYIHLVAHGKNLGLSDYKAAFLLSVTAIAETIARLFSGWLADLKLIQKIHMLFLWSIVTGISLLLIPVGSTYYSLVGVSFFYGFCSGGLAPLFFSTLPDIVGIGRILNATGLFLMLLSIGGLLGPPLSGFLEDLTGSYTTSFMTAGGFILAGSLVLFFLPSFLICTVVLSEQQSCDQVSAGDGRDHSAQADVTNYCLEE; encoded by the exons ATGGCCGAGCCAGTCATCATCAAGTCTCCAGATGGTGGATGGGGGTGGATGATCGTTTTGGCTGGCTTCTTGAATAACTGCCTTTTGGTCGGTGTCACACGATCCTTTGGAGTCTTCTTCATTCACTTCACCCAATACTTCCAAGAGTCATCTAGTCGTGTCTCATGGATCACTTCCATTGCTATGGCAACACAACAGTTTGCAA GTCCAGTGGGGAGTGTATTTGGGATGTATTATGGAGCTCGCCCTGTGGTGATGGTTGGTGCAATTTTTGCTTTCCTGGGAATGCTTACAGCCTCATTTGGACAGACCCTTCTGCACATGTACCTCTCCATTGGAGTTCTGACAG GTTTTGGTTGGGCTTTGGTCTTCACCCCCACAATGGCCATGATCTCCAGATACTTCAAGAGACGTAGAGCCTTGGCAACTGGTTTGGCATTCACTGGAGTGGGAGTtgcctctttctttttctctccactgtttcagctcctaatTGATGCGTATGGATGGCGTGGGGCCATTCAGATCCTGTCTGCAATGATGTTGAATCTCTGTGTCTGTGCAGCTCTGCTCAGACCCATCACCATTCAAGAAGACCTTCTAGTTGCTTCAAGGGGACATCCTGCCAATGGAAAGAAGAGCACTGAGTTTTGGAATAAAGTGACCTCTGCCTTTGATTTGACCCTTTTCCTGCACAGAGGCTTTATGGTGTACAGTTTTGCAGTTACTCTAATGACCACAGGATACTTTGTGCCCTACATCCATCTGGTGGCCCATGGAAAGAATCTTGGATTGAGTGATTATAAAGCTGCCTTCCTATTGTCTGTCACTGCCATCGCTGAGACTATTGCACGGCTATTTTCTGGTTGGTTGGCAGATCTCAAGCTGATCCAAAAAATCCACATGTTATTCCTCTGGAGTATTGTCACTGGAATTAGCCTTCTTCTCATTCCTGTTGGGAGCACGTACTATAGTCTAGTGGGGGTCAGTTTTTTTTATGGCTTCTGTTCTGGAGGCCTTGCCCCACTCTTCTTCTCCACGCTCCCAGATATCGTAGGAATTGGACGGATTCTCAATGCAACTGGGCTCTTTCTGATGCTCCTAAGTATTGGCGGACTCCTTGGGCCTCCCTTATCAG GGTTTCTGGAGGATCTTACAGGAAGTTACACCACATCCTTCATGACTGCAGGAGGCTTCATCCTAGCAGGATCACTCGTCCTGTTCTTCCTTCCGAGCTTTCTCATCTGCACAGTGGTCCTTTCTGAACAACAGAGTTGTGATCAAGTCAGTGCTGGGGATGGCAGGGACCATTCTGCACAGGCTGATGTGACAAACTATTGCTTGGAGGAATAA